From one Eriocheir sinensis breed Jianghai 21 chromosome 58, ASM2467909v1, whole genome shotgun sequence genomic stretch:
- the LOC126985046 gene encoding cholinesterase 1-like isoform X1, giving the protein MRCGVVRTGRNGRGVVITRGGEEEGTPALQHLATTLAFLQTEQQGVSSLLSDTKETEISRRMIIALMVLVAAAVLPAAQPVAKQAEMTVKLQQGDIVGSRAETPNGRPYYTFRSIPYAKPPVGPLRFKDPEPAPTWTGVRDGLMPIPRCPQTNVTAAGAVMGQEDCLYLNVYTPKLDSSKLPVMVYIHGGGFILGSAEDETPEPLMQKDVVVVSMNYRLGALAFLSTGDDVLPGNLGLKDQNLALRWVHNNIRDLGGDPHQVTIFGVSAGGISVHLHVLSPRSAGLFHRAIIQSGTALMPGIFPPPRKGAIRLGKALKCNGKESHQLLACFNEASVEDLVKTLGRLSDWHNLQMKIGLTVDGTFLPKHPAALHRAGYFNRVHVIAGAAQDDGNVFSAGLLSKSGKGVLQQLNENFTKLGPILLGLKHEENPVYLARRIFFKYMDDLHVTREKEFAFTRLLGKAYFNAPNTQLVEFLVPHTKTYMYQFDHPPPMSLMHSVMNVTQTREMAGHGDDLLYLFQLPPEKAALTPRRPQDLHMQEILVNLWTNFASTGNPTIKGSMGFRWSAVKYGRPLQYLSLTTTPTMRTLNAKNQDFWNSLPTKNNKMLYPERFLEDYNPSR; this is encoded by the exons ATGCGTTGTGGGGTGGTGCGGACGGGGAGAAACGGGAGGGGCGTAGTTATTactaggggaggagaagaggaagggactcCAGCACTGCAGCACCTGGCTACGACACTCGCGTTCCTGCAGACCGAGCAGCAAGGTGTCTCGTCCCTTCTCTCAGATACAAAGGAAACAGAAATCAGTCGCAG GATGATAATCGCattgatggtgttggtggcggcggcggtgttgccgGCAGCGCAGCCCGTGGCCAAGCAGGCCGAGATGACGGTGAAGCTGCAGCAAGGCGACATCGTGGGCTCGCGTGCGGAGACCCCCAACGGCCGCCCCTACTACACCTTCAGGAGCATCCCCTACGCCAAGCCGCCCGTCGGACCGCTCCGCTTCAAG GATCCCGAGCCGGCCCCGACCTGGACCGGCGTCAGGGATGGTTTAATGCCAATCCCCAGGTGTCCACAAACTAACGTCACGGCCGCAGGAGCTGTCATGGGCCAGGAGGACTGTCTCTACCTCAACGTGTACACGCCCAAG CTGGACTCCTCCAAGCTGCCCGTGATGGTGTACATTCACGGCGGAGGATTTATCCTCGGCTCAGCGGAAGATGAAACACCGGAACCGCTGATGCAGAAAGACGTGGTTGTGGTCTCCATGAACTACCGCCTCGGCGCCCTGG CCTTCCTCTCGACGGGAGACGATGTCCTGCCGGGTAACCTCGGCCTCAAGGACCAGAATCTGGCCCTCCGATGGGTGCACAACAACATCAGGGACCTGGGCGGCGATCCTCACCAGGTTACAATCTTCGGGGTCAGCGCCGGAGGAATCTCGGTCCACCTCCACGTCCTCTCCCCGAGATCAGCGG GACTGTTCCATCGGGCCATCATCCAATCCGGCACTGCGCTGATGCCTGGCATATTCCCTCCTCCACGCAAGGGAGCCATCCGCCTTGGCAAGGCGCTCAAGTGCAACGGAAAGGAGAGCCATCAGCTCCTGGCCTGCTTCAACGAGGCGAGCGTCGAGGACCTCGTCAAAACGCTAGGCCGCCTCAGT GATTGGCACAATCTTCAAATGAAGATCGGCCTCACCGTGGACGGGACCTTCCTGCCGAAACATCCGGCTGCCCTGCACAGGGCCGGCTACTTCAACAGGGTGCACGTGATCGCCGGCGCCGCGCAGGACGATGGCAACGTGTTCTCAGCAG GTCTGCTCAGCAAGTCCGGGAAAGGGGTGCTGCAGCAGCTGAACGAGAACTTCACCAAGCTGGGTCCAATCCTGCTGGGGCTGAAGCACGAGGAGAACCCAGTCTACCTGGCCCGGAGAATCTTCTTCAAGTACATGGATGACCTCCACGTGACGCGGGAGAAAGAGTTTGCCTTCACCAGA CTTCTCGGTAAGGCCTACTTCAACGCCCCTAACACACAACTGGTGGAGTTCCTCGTACCCCACACCAAGACCTACATGTACCAGTTCGACCACCCCCCGCCGATGTCCCTCATGCATTCGGTCATGAACGTGACGCAGACGAGGGAAA tgGCGGGGCACGGGGACGACCTGCTGTACTTGTTCCAACTCCCGCCGGAGAAGGCCGCCCTGACCCCGAGACGCCCGCAGGACCTCCACATGCAGGAGATCCTCGTCAACCTCTGGACCAACTTTGCTTCCACAGG GAACCCCACCATCAAAGGGTCCATGGGCTTTAGATGGTCTGCCGTGAAGTACGGGAGACCGCTCCAGTACCTCTCCCTGACCACCACGCCCACCATGCGGACGCTGAACGCCAAG AACCAAGACTTCTGGAACTCCCTGcccaccaagaacaacaagatGCTCTACCCCGAGCGTTTCCTTGAGGATTATAACCCGAGCCGCTGA
- the LOC126985046 gene encoding cholinesterase 1-like isoform X2: protein MIIALMVLVAAAVLPAAQPVAKQAEMTVKLQQGDIVGSRAETPNGRPYYTFRSIPYAKPPVGPLRFKDPEPAPTWTGVRDGLMPIPRCPQTNVTAAGAVMGQEDCLYLNVYTPKLDSSKLPVMVYIHGGGFILGSAEDETPEPLMQKDVVVVSMNYRLGALAFLSTGDDVLPGNLGLKDQNLALRWVHNNIRDLGGDPHQVTIFGVSAGGISVHLHVLSPRSAGLFHRAIIQSGTALMPGIFPPPRKGAIRLGKALKCNGKESHQLLACFNEASVEDLVKTLGRLSDWHNLQMKIGLTVDGTFLPKHPAALHRAGYFNRVHVIAGAAQDDGNVFSAGLLSKSGKGVLQQLNENFTKLGPILLGLKHEENPVYLARRIFFKYMDDLHVTREKEFAFTRLLGKAYFNAPNTQLVEFLVPHTKTYMYQFDHPPPMSLMHSVMNVTQTREMAGHGDDLLYLFQLPPEKAALTPRRPQDLHMQEILVNLWTNFASTGNPTIKGSMGFRWSAVKYGRPLQYLSLTTTPTMRTLNAKNQDFWNSLPTKNNKMLYPERFLEDYNPSR, encoded by the exons ATGATAATCGCattgatggtgttggtggcggcggcggtgttgccgGCAGCGCAGCCCGTGGCCAAGCAGGCCGAGATGACGGTGAAGCTGCAGCAAGGCGACATCGTGGGCTCGCGTGCGGAGACCCCCAACGGCCGCCCCTACTACACCTTCAGGAGCATCCCCTACGCCAAGCCGCCCGTCGGACCGCTCCGCTTCAAG GATCCCGAGCCGGCCCCGACCTGGACCGGCGTCAGGGATGGTTTAATGCCAATCCCCAGGTGTCCACAAACTAACGTCACGGCCGCAGGAGCTGTCATGGGCCAGGAGGACTGTCTCTACCTCAACGTGTACACGCCCAAG CTGGACTCCTCCAAGCTGCCCGTGATGGTGTACATTCACGGCGGAGGATTTATCCTCGGCTCAGCGGAAGATGAAACACCGGAACCGCTGATGCAGAAAGACGTGGTTGTGGTCTCCATGAACTACCGCCTCGGCGCCCTGG CCTTCCTCTCGACGGGAGACGATGTCCTGCCGGGTAACCTCGGCCTCAAGGACCAGAATCTGGCCCTCCGATGGGTGCACAACAACATCAGGGACCTGGGCGGCGATCCTCACCAGGTTACAATCTTCGGGGTCAGCGCCGGAGGAATCTCGGTCCACCTCCACGTCCTCTCCCCGAGATCAGCGG GACTGTTCCATCGGGCCATCATCCAATCCGGCACTGCGCTGATGCCTGGCATATTCCCTCCTCCACGCAAGGGAGCCATCCGCCTTGGCAAGGCGCTCAAGTGCAACGGAAAGGAGAGCCATCAGCTCCTGGCCTGCTTCAACGAGGCGAGCGTCGAGGACCTCGTCAAAACGCTAGGCCGCCTCAGT GATTGGCACAATCTTCAAATGAAGATCGGCCTCACCGTGGACGGGACCTTCCTGCCGAAACATCCGGCTGCCCTGCACAGGGCCGGCTACTTCAACAGGGTGCACGTGATCGCCGGCGCCGCGCAGGACGATGGCAACGTGTTCTCAGCAG GTCTGCTCAGCAAGTCCGGGAAAGGGGTGCTGCAGCAGCTGAACGAGAACTTCACCAAGCTGGGTCCAATCCTGCTGGGGCTGAAGCACGAGGAGAACCCAGTCTACCTGGCCCGGAGAATCTTCTTCAAGTACATGGATGACCTCCACGTGACGCGGGAGAAAGAGTTTGCCTTCACCAGA CTTCTCGGTAAGGCCTACTTCAACGCCCCTAACACACAACTGGTGGAGTTCCTCGTACCCCACACCAAGACCTACATGTACCAGTTCGACCACCCCCCGCCGATGTCCCTCATGCATTCGGTCATGAACGTGACGCAGACGAGGGAAA tgGCGGGGCACGGGGACGACCTGCTGTACTTGTTCCAACTCCCGCCGGAGAAGGCCGCCCTGACCCCGAGACGCCCGCAGGACCTCCACATGCAGGAGATCCTCGTCAACCTCTGGACCAACTTTGCTTCCACAGG GAACCCCACCATCAAAGGGTCCATGGGCTTTAGATGGTCTGCCGTGAAGTACGGGAGACCGCTCCAGTACCTCTCCCTGACCACCACGCCCACCATGCGGACGCTGAACGCCAAG AACCAAGACTTCTGGAACTCCCTGcccaccaagaacaacaagatGCTCTACCCCGAGCGTTTCCTTGAGGATTATAACCCGAGCCGCTGA